TATATGTTCCCAGGCAGCACGCTCAAGTGCAGGCTGTCTGGATAGCGGACATGCGAGGGGGCGGAGCGCCATTGCCTGGTCGATACGTATGCCCGACATCTGAGCGGGTGCTGTTACGTAGCCGCCTGAATGCACGATGATGGATTTTGTGGTACCCAGGACCATCTGAAATGCCAGTATTGGCAGGTTGGGGAAGAACAGGGCGGTAATCATGATGTGCCTTTTGTTTGGTAACGGGACACGTATTCCTTACACTTCTGAAGACAGAAGCGTCCGGTACGTGGAGTGTGATAGGTTAAAACTGTTTGATACAGGAGCGGACAACGCCGATGATGGCAAACTCCATATCGGCAGTTATGATGATATCGTTATAGGCAGGGTTTTCTGCCCGTAGTATCGGACTTCCGTCAGGCTGCTGTATGTAGCGCTTAACTGTAAGTTCACCAAAAATGCGGGCTATGACAATCTGACCGTACCGTGGTTGTACGGAACAGTCAACAATCAGCGTATCTCCATCGGCAATACCTGCATTTACCATGCTGTCTCCCACAACCCGAATAAAATATGTGCTACCGGGGTTGTGGAGCAGCATTTCTGCCAGGTCTATTTCCTGCTCTACAGTATCTTCGGCTGCTACCGGTACACCTGCGCTTACCCCCAGCATGAGCATCGGGATTTTGTAAGGCTGGGGTATTTCCGGACTTGGTATAACCTGCGGTGATGTACTGCGAAGACCGGTTACCATTGCCTGTAGCTTTTGAAGCTGCTCGGTTAAATGGGTGAGTGTGGGTATGGTGGTTTGATGCGCCTGTGATACAATACCGGTTAAAATCCAGCTTGCAGGAATACCGTACTTCTGCTCCAGCACCGTAAGTATCTTGTGGGGAACGGCAGTACGGCCACTTTCCCATGAGTATATTGTGGATGGGCGAACCCCCATAATTCCGGCATAATCGGGTACCGATAATCCTAGCTGCTCGCGAACAAGCCGATGTCTGTAACCAATTTCTGTCTTTAGCATAACAACTTCCTGTTAGCATGTCTACAAAATGTAGATGCAATATACAAAATGTAGAATTTAACGCAAGAAGTTTTTTTTTGTTTTTCCTGTTTGCAGAAATTGAGGTCTTACTGTGTCTGTTTACAGTGAATTAAATTACTCATCCAATGATGCTTCATAGCGGTCTAAAAAGCTTAGCAGGCCCTCGTACAGCACCTCAAATTTGATAAATTCACCAATTGCTGTGGGATTAGATTCAGCACCGGATTCTTCTAGCAGGGCCCGTAATTTTTTGTTCGCCTTCCTGATCTGCTTAGGATCAAAACTGCATCGGTTGAATGCCTGCAGCATACGCAGGAAAATTTTCACTCTGTGAAATGTTTGGGAACGGATGTACCGGCTAACATACACCTTGATGTACTCAATCCTGCGTTCCGCCTGGTCAAAGTCTTTATACAAAATCAGAAAGCATATTGTTGATATCAGAACAGCAGTGTTGTAGAATTGCTTGTACTTGCTCACTTCGGGAATACTGTTCAAATAGGTTGACAGCCTGAATTGCTTAAACCGTGCACCTCTTCTTTGAAACTCTTCCGGTGAAGCATTCACCAGACTCCCTAATTGCAACTGCTCAGCAATTAATACGTATGCGTTTAACAGTGTGAAGTTCTGCCTTCTAAAATCATCAATCAGATTGTACATCTGATGCTTTGTTGCCTGATTTACATAGTCAGCTGCTTTTTCATATTCACCAACTCGCAATGCTGCAATTATTGAGAAATAGAGGGCGTTAAACCAGTTATAGCCGCCGGCACGGAATGAGTTTGTAACGTAATCTGTTATCCGGAATGCTTCTTGGACTTTACCTAAGGCAATAAGTACTGTCAGTTTTTGCAGACGGAATTCACCAAGTCGGGCCGGCTGTGATAAGTGCGGGTTGGCCTCCAAATAGGCAATTGCCTCATTGGCAGTTTCAAGTGTTCCGCTATGTTGTCCGTGAAAACTGTGGAGTGTGATACGCATTCTGAATTCATTAAGAATGAGTGTATGCGATTTATGAGCAGCACAGAGTTCTCTGATTTCCATCAGCCCCGCTTCTGCCATATCTGATAAGTAAGCCGTGGTTCGGCTGCTCATGTCAGTTTCTAGTACGAAAGTATCAATTATAAAATCACTCCTGTGTTCTGCTTGAAGTAATGATGTATAGGTGCTTGTTTTCCCACGATAAAGAGAGGCTTTCCCTCGCTGTCCCATTACTGCTGAAGTATCGTGCAGAATTTTTGCCAGTGCCAGACAGATGTCGGTAAACTGATATTTTTCTGCCATGGTAAGCGTCCGCTCAGCTACTTCGTGGCCGGCAGCTCGGGCAGCAAACCGAATCAGGGTTTGCGCACATATTAGATTTCTTGT
This is a stretch of genomic DNA from Ignavibacteria bacterium. It encodes these proteins:
- the umuD gene encoding translesion error-prone DNA polymerase V autoproteolytic subunit yields the protein MLKTEIGYRHRLVREQLGLSVPDYAGIMGVRPSTIYSWESGRTAVPHKILTVLEQKYGIPASWILTGIVSQAHQTTIPTLTHLTEQLQKLQAMVTGLRSTSPQVIPSPEIPQPYKIPMLMLGVSAGVPVAAEDTVEQEIDLAEMLLHNPGSTYFIRVVGDSMVNAGIADGDTLIVDCSVQPRYGQIVIARIFGELTVKRYIQQPDGSPILRAENPAYNDIIITADMEFAIIGVVRSCIKQF